One genomic segment of Myxocyprinus asiaticus isolate MX2 ecotype Aquarium Trade chromosome 14, UBuf_Myxa_2, whole genome shotgun sequence includes these proteins:
- the drc3 gene encoding dynein regulatory complex subunit 3, whose protein sequence is MFWQQDEPKVVDEEMLQQAIEEQGPQGQAGNIAKTEGIQYEEVLQLRLSYRKILKICHLGHFTSLTKLQLDNNVIERIEGLENLTNLVWLDLSFNNIELIEGLDTLVKLQDLSLFNNRISVIENLDALQNLHILSIGNNAIAQLENVIYLRKFKNLRTLNLAGNPFCDDENYKIFVTAYFPDLVYLDYRLLDQQTRETAFSKYQYAIEEMQHNELQEQEAMEAQKISNQELQLHKDAFVEFLNGPQLFNSMFTDDPDAAKLAHLPGMAALLESYPCKMEALCMQIFDAGLTQHSRRTAEVEFFFNCSREAVADNQQKAAQIAADFENSRRQTIVEMQQITDPSLLDDKFDSCDEEINQLSETLMSLELQLVDQLEDIIKDFERNISDMVGGFIEYVQGKFAQCRDLENQHHEKQLEIALTTLEQVAKNELEEEMSDDVAMLFVDKDTVTNAVSASHDTHLLKIDNREDELLTRINSWMSGLLKSIHDEEVNRNRKRISEIKNYFSYVKEQLEDMQLPEQE, encoded by the exons ATGTTTTGGCAACAAGATGAACCGAAAGTAGTGGATGAGGAGATGCTACAACAGGCCATAGAGGAACAGGGACCTCAAGGGCAGGCTGGCAACATAGCCAAGACAGAGGGCATCCAGTATGAGGAGGTGCTTCAGCTACGATTGAGCTACAGGA AAATCCTGAAGATTTGCCACCTGGGTCATTTCACCTCTCTAACAAAACTTCAGCTGGATAATAATGTTATAGAGAGGATCGAAGGGTTAGAAAACCTCACTAATCTGGTCTGGTTAG ATCTGTCATTCAATAATATTGAACTGATTGAAGGACTGGACACTCTTGTGAAACTTCAGGATTTAAGTTTGTTCAACAACCGCATTTCTGTCATTGAAAACTTGGATGCACTGCAAAACCTGCACATCCTCTCTATTGGAAACAATGCCATCGCTCAACTTGAAAAT GTGATATACCTTAGAAAGTTTAAGAACCTACGCACTCTCAATCTTGCTGGAAACCCCTTCTGTGATGATGAGAATTACAAGATCTTCGTGACAGCATATTTTCCAGACTTGGTGTATCTTGACTACAGACTGCTGGATCAACAAACA CGGGAAACTGCATTTTCAAAGTATCAATATGCTATTGAGGAAATGCAACACAATGAGCTACAGGAACAGGAGGCAATGGAAGCCCAGAAGATCAGCAACCAGGAGCTTCAGCTGCACAAG GATGCATTCGTGGAGTTCTTGAATGGCCCTCAACTCTTTAACAGCATGTTTACTGATGATCCGGATGCAGCTAAACTGGCTCACCTCCCTGGAATGGCTGCACTGCTGGAGTCATATCCTTG CAAAATGGAAGCTCTCTGTATGCAGATATTTGATGCGGGTTTGACTCAGCACTCTCGGAGAACAGCTGAGGTCGAATTCTTTTTTAACTGTTCCCGTGAGGCAGTGGCTGATAATCAGCAGAAAGCAGCACAAATAGCAGCTGACTTTGAAAACTCCAGGAGACAG ACAATAGTCGAAATGCAACAGATCACAGATCCTAGTTTGCTTGATGACAAGTTCGATTCCTGTGATGAAGAAATCAACCAGCTCTCTGAAACCCTCATGAGTCTGGAACTACAGCTAGTGGACCAACTGGAG gacatcATCAAAGACTTTGAGAGGAACATCTCGGACATGGTTGGAGGGTTCATTGAATATGTGCAAGGG AAATTTGCACAGTGCCGAGACCTGGAGAACCAGCATCATGAAAAACAACTGGAGATTGCCTTGACAACACTGGAGCAGGTGGCCAAAAATGAGCTAGAGGAGGAAATGTCAGATGATGTGGCAATG CTCTTTGTAGATAAGGACACAGTGACCAATGCAGTCAGTGCCTCCCACGACACCCACCTGCTGAAGATTGACAACAGGGAGGATGAGCTGCTAACACGAATCAACAGCTGGATGAGCGGGCTGCTGAAATCA ATACATGATGAAGAGGTCAACAGGAATCGCAAGCGCATCTCAGAGATCAAAAACTACTTTAGTTATGTAAAAGAGCAGTTGGAGGACATGCAGCTGCCTGAGCAAGAATAA